Proteins encoded in a region of the Vicia villosa cultivar HV-30 ecotype Madison, WI linkage group LG5, Vvil1.0, whole genome shotgun sequence genome:
- the LOC131606150 gene encoding uncharacterized protein LOC131606150: MSRPGDWNCRSCQHMNFQRRESCQRCGDSKYGERVDYGSVFGGIRGGSSFGLSGSDVRLGDWYCGAGNCGAHNFASRLSCFKCGAFKDELASGGFNNSTDILLSRGFGGSTRPGWKSGDWICNRLGCNEHNFASRMECFKCSAPRDTY, translated from the exons ATGAGTAGGCCAGGAGATTGGAACTGCAGGTCATGCCAACACATGAACTTCCAAAGGCGCGAATCGTGTCAAAGATGTGGCGATTCGAAATACGGAGAGAGAGTTGATTATGGATCAGTGTTTGGAGGAATTAGAGGAGGGTCTTCATTTGGTTTGAGTGGTTCAGATGTTCGTTTGGGTGATTGGTATTGTGGTGCTGGAAATTGTGGTGCTCACAATTTTGCTAGTCGTTTAAGTTGCTTCAAATGTGGTGCTTTCAAAGATGAATTAGCTAGTGGAGGATTTAACAATAGTACTGATATTTTGCTTTCAAGAGGCTTTGGTGGAAGTACTAGACCTGGTTGGAAATCGGGCGACTGGATTTGTAACAG ATTAGGATGCAATGAGCACAACTTTGCAAGCAGAATGGAATGTTTCAAATGCAGTGCACCAAGAGACACCTACTAG